A segment of the Petrotoga olearia DSM 13574 genome:
ATATCTGAAAAAAGTTCCTTAACCAATTCTGTGGTAACAACTTCAAAAGAAGATTCTTTAGATAGAAACCAAGAATATTTGCTTTTCTTTGAATCAAAATATGACCTAACCCGTTTAGAAAAAATTTTTGATTGTAAAGTAGCCTTTTTTGAGGATAATTATTATGCAGTCCTTGCAAGAGAAGATGAAAAGAATCAAATTAAAGAACTTATAAATTATTTAAACGAAATTCCAGAAACACATGATGATAATTTACCAATAAGATCACAACAAATTAGCGAATTATCCACCTCTATTGAAAAAAAAGAAAATTACGATGATGAAAGTTATATTGTTTTAACATCTAATTATGACATGACATTTTTAGATGAAATTCTACCTATAAAGACTTACAAGTTAGACGAACAAAATTTCTTTGTAATGGGAAGTAGTGAATCCATAAAAATAGCCGAAAAAATAAACGAACTTGTTCAACCTCAAATTATACCTGAAAAGTCTCAACCCCTAATTAACAAAGAACTCGTTACCATTCCTGTTAAAAATAGTACAATTTTTGAGGAACTATTAATCCAGGAGAATATCCGATTTTCGAATATTACAGAACAGGAAGATTATGTTCTATATAAGTTAGAATATGAAGAATCCAAAACAAACTTTGTGAAAAATATTCTGAATTCATTTCCTTATGAAGAGAGCAATGTTGAAGTTGAATTAAAAGATTTAATTTCCTTGGTGGCAAAAGCGCAATCTATAAATGTTATATCAGATTTTGAAAACGATAAGAAGGTAACCATCAATAATTTTAATTTAGATATGTCATCATTACAGCCTTATCTGGTATCCCAAGACATTTGGTACGAGAATATCGGGCCAAATACCCTTAGATTTTATGAACAGAAAAAACTATTAAAATACGAGATTTTCGTTTTCTCTGGGCAAAATGTCGATAGATTATCTGTAGAAGAACTTTACTTATTAACTTTACAATTTGATGGTATAATAAATGGTAGCAAAGATAGAGCTTCATTAATATCAAAACCTGTAATATATGTTAATGAAGGTGAACAAGCATCAATAAAATATGTCTTATCGGTTCCCGTATTCGACGAGGAAGACAAGATAATATCAAAAATTGAATCAGGTTTTATAATGGAAGTAAGTGGTGTCTATGACAATATTACAAAATTAGTCGACACTGAACTAAATATAAGTATAAGCGAATTAAAAAACGAAGATAAAAACATAGTTGATGAGAGAAACATGAGAAGTAAATTCATCATACCCAATGGTGGTTTTATAAAATTAGGTGGACTGAATTTTACCAGTATTGTTGAAAACGAAACCGGTATACCTATTTTTAAAGAAATACCAGTCATAGGTCAATTATTCACTTCTTATGAAAAATCAGAAAATGTATACGATTTAGTTATTCTCATACATGTTGAAGTATCGAATAAACCTGAAATAGAGAATTATTTCTGAAACATCCGTCTCTTAGGAGGCTTTTAGAAATGGAGAAGACAAGGCGTCCTGTTGTTGCAGGTACTTTTTACCCTTCGAATCCTGAAAAATTAAAAAACCTTATAAAAAGCTTTTTTGGTGATAATTTTAAAGTAAATACAGAAAAATTAATTCCCTCTATGGGGGTCATAGTACCTCATGCTGGTTACATATATTCTGGAGAAACTGCAGCAAAAGCCTACAAAAAGATATTTGAAAAAGGTATAGCAAAAAGAGTATTTTTGTTAGGACCAAACCATACCGGATTAGGTTCTAAAATATCAATTTTTACAAGCGGTAGTTGGGAAACTCCCATGGGACGAATAAAAATTGACGAAAAAACCGCAGGGAAAATTTTGAAAGATTTAAATATTCATAACGATGAATTTTCTCATTTGAATGAGCATTCACTAGAGGTACAGTTACCTTTTCTTCAGTATGCTATGGGAAATGATTTTGAAATTATACCTATCTGTATGATGGATCAAAGTTTAGAAACCACCAAGAATCTAGGAAAAATTTTAGCAAATATAATAGAAGAAGGAGATTTGGTAATTGCTTCTTCAGATATGAATCATTACGAAAGTCATGAAAAGACATTACTAAAAGACGAAAAAGTTATAGAAACATTAAAAAAGATGAATTTAGAAGAAATGTATGATACAATTAGAAGGTATAATATTAGTATGTGCGGATACGGTCCCGTCGCTGTTCTTTTAAGTATAGGATTTTCTGATATTGAAATAATAGAGCATACGACAAGTGGTGAGAAAAGTGGCGATTATGAAGCGGTAGTTGGATATCTCTCTGCAATACTTAGTAATTTACAAAAATAATAAATTATGGAGGTGAACCACATGTTAATAGAAACAGAATTTGGTACTGTAGATATCAAAAACGAAGTTATAAAAGAATTGGTTTATAAAGCTGTTATCGAATCCTATGGTACGGTAGAAATATCTGGAAAACAAGGTTTTTTTGACAGGATATCAAGTTTATGGTCAAAAAGTGAAGATAGGGGAATAAACGTATCAGAAAATGAAGATAGCATAGTAGTTGATCTTTTCCTTGTCTTTGAATAT
Coding sequences within it:
- the amrB gene encoding AmmeMemoRadiSam system protein B, producing the protein MEKTRRPVVAGTFYPSNPEKLKNLIKSFFGDNFKVNTEKLIPSMGVIVPHAGYIYSGETAAKAYKKIFEKGIAKRVFLLGPNHTGLGSKISIFTSGSWETPMGRIKIDEKTAGKILKDLNIHNDEFSHLNEHSLEVQLPFLQYAMGNDFEIIPICMMDQSLETTKNLGKILANIIEEGDLVIASSDMNHYESHEKTLLKDEKVIETLKKMNLEEMYDTIRRYNISMCGYGPVAVLLSIGFSDIEIIEHTTSGEKSGDYEAVVGYLSAILSNLQK
- a CDS encoding Asp23/Gls24 family envelope stress response protein, with the protein product MLIETEFGTVDIKNEVIKELVYKAVIESYGTVEISGKQGFFDRISSLWSKSEDRGINVSENEDSIVVDLFLVFEYGLPIKKVAQNIQENVHHRVTSMLNFDNIKVNVSISGLKY